aaataaaaaatatatatattaaaaatataacgaaattaATTACGGACATTTCTAGTTGCTACCcgtattgttatataataatcgtaaatatttttttaatgaattcttctTTGAAGTGTATAAATGAAATACGCAAAACAAAAATCGTACATTCTTCCGtccaataattatattaagaaaattctaTTCTATTGTAATATAATCTGCTGTCGCAAACGACAAATAAAACATAAtcgaatataatattattaaaaattatttatacttttataattaccgGGACAATTTCTAGGACCCATGAGGAACGGAATATAACTGTACTTTGGTCTTTTCTCAACTTCTTCTGGTAGAAAGTGTTCTGGATAGAAATCGTCTGGATGTTTCCAAAATCTACGATCTCTATGTACTCCATAAACAGATATATATACTGATGTACTAGCTGGAagtttaatattatctaaaacaaTACACTGTAAATTCATTCAGCTGTtcttagtaaaaatgaaaaaaataacatctaaGTGTTAACAAAAGGGAATGTATTAGGGTATTAATATTTCAGTCTTTATTGAAACAACTCACAAGTatgggaaaataattattttaataatcacttCATATTTTCTAGTATTCTTcttttgcaataataaaattacacgtaaattatgtatttaatgcaGGAATAATGTTTTTATCTTGGCATGAGGAATGAGTGAATGTCCAACAACGGCCTTGTAGCCCATTTCATcgaaatgtaaataatactatCTGAATAGAGTAAATCAGGATTCAATAAGCTGTATTGTATACCATCTGCTGGctgtgccaattttttttttttgcttcattaaaaaatagaagaaaaacattttggacGTTTTTCTTCTAGGTATTTTTTATAAAGCACATTTGACTGGATAAGCTGAACAATGTTTTTATAGAATGAAGTCAATTCTACAAATCCATTAATTTTCGTTTACACAAAAGCATCATATATcgtacgtttttaaaaaatgttttgcccAAAAAAGTTTccattactataattattattattttatagtagaaatttaaatgttgcatttaagtTATCGAAGACCGCTTCATTGTGATTATGTACATCacaatgtaaatatatttgtaaatgtaaaaataaataatattttttttttcctttttatgctTCCGCAATACTAAAATAAGAgaactcaaaaattctttttaaaatgtgtaaacaacgataagttaattatttattttttatatttgttggtaaatgaaaaaacatatcattacttttgaaattattatgcacaactaaagaaatcaaacaacaaaatacaaatcTACATGAACAGATCACTTAGACTGTAACCCTTGAGAACAAGAAACCAggtgatttgaatattttttaattccaatgaATATAAATAAGCTTATATCCACGCGCACGTGAAATATCGCATTCAAGTGTGATGTTAAAGTACAATATGTAAATTGAATACATACTAAAACTCACCATCTATATAAGTATCTTTTTCAAGTCTACGAACAGCAAATTGAATTGTATAATGGCGCAAAACCTCTTTAAGAACCATTTCCAAATACCGTAATTTAGGAAGATCAACGTAcgttatattttcattactttcacctATGGCATCTACCATTTCTTTGTACACCATTTCTTGTTTATCTTTGTATAATCCCAGAATCATCAAAGCGTAACTTACTATTATTGCTATCGTGTCAGTTCcctgaaattacatttaacaaatgtaaagttttaaaaacacaaattaaggATAAAACCTCAGCTTTTCATGACTGTACttattatgaaaatgatttaatactaCATATATACGCAATACTCATCATGTCTGATGATATATAAACCATCAATTAGAGATTATAAGGAAATTAAgatcaatattttattaccagATTCCTTAATATTATTACGccctatttataataaaatattgaaatattggaAAGAACGCCAAATTTTAGTTTGACTTATATTAAAGAACGActtatatttaaagaaacagGCCTTGCCGTATGCCATAAAACTTTCTGAGACAAAATGTATAGTGTAGCTTTCTTCTTTGGTATTTTTCATTACCATCGTTATATGATgagtatattagaataataattagttatcgTTATCACCAGATTTACTAACTTATAATTGTGTAAAATCTTTGCATttgagataattattaaatattttgtacttacaGCAACAAACATATCTGTGATTTTAATAACTAACTGATCATCAGATAGATCTTTGAAATGATCTAGAATTGCATCAAGAAAAACTCTCTTCTTTTCTTCAACTGAAAAATGATTACATAAAtaaggttaattaataataaaactacttattttttttatatatttttattttattactatgaaaTGAGAAAAATCAATATCCACttcttaataaacttaaatttaagtctttaaaatagtttcttaatGCTATGCTAGAAACattgaaattatattactaattaatttccGCTTTGTTAAGTGATGATTTCACAGTTATAatcttttctattcatttttatctCTAACCAGATCAAGGAATTGTGAATGCAAAATTCATACATTACATAAAGAACCTAAGAACACCAACAAGTCCTCCTGTTTTCTGTAAGTGTTTTAAAATCATACGATATATCAATAGAAACAGAGGAAGTAGAATTTAGAACGTAAAAACTGTTCCTCTAAGTAAGTAATCATAGTATTTTACTATTACATAATTAGACAAAAGATATATTCCAGCTTAATATACTTTATAGAAAGTTgaatctaaaattcaaatttatttatattttttggtagaTTTTTTAACAGTACTAgcatgcaaaataaattattttacataatttaccaATAATGGAATCCAACTTGACACATTCTTCTTTCCGTGCCAATTTACGTTTctgaattatctaaaataaaatcgcaaacgtaagataatttttaaacaatttaaaatctcaatatatatatatatatattattctaattgaaaaaatccaaatttttaaagtgaaaattttgtattacagcgtttgataaataaaagtaaaagaaaaaatttaaataaaatatcttgtgaAAATTGAGTGTTTATTAAGGATAACGATGATACTTTAAAGAACAAGGTATCTTTCGAATTGGAttgtaagaaagaatttttatagtttttttaatgttataagaaTATGAATACCTTTTTAACGAATTTATACAAATGTTGAACATATTTCTTGCACTGTTTTGAACGTTCTGTCATACAATATAGAATATCTGGTTgaagatataatttaaagaatcttTCTTTCATGATACGCGCTGacctgaaatatatttaaatagagtttttcatagtaataaagtttttctttaaaaaagaaatccttaattttaattaatttataactcagtttatataaataagtaatatatatcaatatttgatgtattatttccaaatttttaagaaaataatttcataaacttacattacataatattacattagCATTTATTACGATTCAGTGCTATAAACCCTTTCTTTCATTAGTGAAtctttaatcaatttataaatttgattaaatactgGATAACGAAAGAACAAAttacaaactataatttttaaattaatataggaATTTCCGTTTTAAAGTAaggataaattagaaatttagttTTAGTACGATAAGAATGTAAAGATTCTTATCATATATTTGAAcaaccttatatattaaaattcaattcaaacATGACTAGATGACTTAGAAATATACAACAAGAGcccgttatttatttatgattaaaattgtatatttttgtgtaaatttgtaaatattctgtGTAAAGTTGTTATACAACTTTATCATGTtttctgttatgttttattaaataaatgtattctacttttatttatgtattacttttaccTATTACTATGTAGAacatgttaatatattatttcttctgtGTTTTAAACACCACAGAAACAACCAGAACCGCCTTCAGGCATAACATCAGTCGTTCCCAGGTGTCGTGGCAGAAGACTGTTCCCCTTTCTCGTCTCCCTATGGATGCTACCCACAACCCTATACACAGCTCCGGACATACTTCTCTCCTGTCCATCACTCCGCGTCAGCGACTCAAACCTTGAAGGTCCCAGATGCCGTCATCGGTAACACCTCGATCTCCCGCTCATGCATACGGGCGAGCTAGGGCAACCTAGGCCTTCAGGCTACTTCCCTGTCCAAGATTAGCCACACTTCGACccacataaatatataaagcataacaatttttgtattaatagtgGATGTTATGACTGTATTGCTAAATAAATTcccttgttaaaatattttgtttaaaacgtttgtttcatttaaattacgGATTACAATAGTTTTTAAGAATGGAATCTTTTCatctttaaactatttttaatagtattccgTTCTTTTAACGTATTTACACCATAGAATAATCATCATAAAAtagatacatttaaataaacttatatcgTATGTGTGTGGAGGTACTGATTATTGTGTGCGTACGTCGGAATAAACGTCAGTTAAGAAGTTTTAACTGTTAAatgattatttctataattttaataatatttcttaaattcagataaatTCAGTGCATTACTTACCAGCATACATATTTCGCAAAATCTGAAGTGTTATCTTTCTGCTCAGAAGTCTTGACGTTCATTTGTGTACCTGTATGTGAAACGTAAAACTTCAAATAacttaacaaatacttttttttaatttaaaggtttgACTGTGAAAATCATCAAACATCGTTGCAGACAGtatagtttttaatacaatatccCTGCTGGTATTGCGAAtgattaatccaaaaaaaataccgTTCGTTTACTCACgcaaagtaaaataacaaaactcaCACACTCTTTAATAGTAAATAACAGACTGTAATATCTAGATACTGATATGttgatactagatcgtgaatgctGGTGTTCTTATgtggttaggattcaattaaccacacgtcttaggaatggtcgatctgagaccaTTCATGATATTCCGTTCTATGAAGGAGTACCTTACGGTCgatccggaggctaaatagaaaaaaagagagatattGATATGAAGCTTGTGCACTACTcagcattttcaatcattttttaaagtaatttcagcATTGACGTAATTCCTTGATAATGCTTAATAAGCAGAAGTTGCAAACCTAATTTGTTTATGatgaaaatgagttttttatcaaaataaattttattcaaatttgacatcttttataatacattttatgtgtCTTGACCATAATATTTGTAACTCACTGATGACAAACTTACCAAGAAATATAACTGATATGAGTTTGAAAATGactgtttttttctgatttaaaaaaaataagtgtagaAAATATCTTCCGTTAAATTATTAGGAGGTATTGGTAATAAAAGAGTTTAATGTgttgaaagattaaattaaaaaatatactgggTCTTGAATAACCCTTCCGTGGTTCATTGAATAGTATAGGgatattaaattgataatttaaaattagaggGATAGATCCCTCTACTTTTCTCTTTCGCTAAACGAGCGCTGGAAATTTTCTTCGATTTCTGtactattaaaatgtaaaaataaaaacatgtttaaattttttcctaataacTACTTTGCTATTGTTTGAACTAAATTATATTGGAAAATATGGTtcatattttctacaaattatttcttaaaaaattctctttattagaattttaaaaaaacgattcaAAAGTATTATCTAAAATGAATCTTAATAATAaccaagtaatttttaaaataatttgatagctaaaagtttactgaataaattaatgttcaaacaatattttgacgatcaaaaatctatttaaattaaaaatgatggagaacaaaatacaaagataaaaaggCATAATCCGGAACAGAATGATGGGAAGTATTTCTGTTACAAGTGATAAAAGTTTTTAGCGAAAGATACTTTCATACAAGTTGCAtgagttataaaaatgtaattttatcatttttatttttcaattaccaCAAAGTATATCCAGGGCGGTTCTTGCGACGTAATTGTGTATATCAAATGTAGGTGCATCAACTTTCTTTTCCAATACGTTTACAagaattttactttcttcattgaaacattttgtaaaactttCTAGTATTTTTTGATTGAATGTGGGATTAACCATTTTACGTAACTCTTTCCAATTTTCTCctacaaaaaagattaataaatatataaataaaaacaaatatttttctatgttaaaaaaaatagtaaaggtaTATGTAGCTACAGCGGTACTATCGTAACAGATTGACAgggatagaaaaaaaatcagtattattaaaaataaatagcaattataataattacattagaaatataatgagataaaaatatttgtttattaaaataatttaaattacaaaaatagtacaATTCTTTATCTCATCATCTTTCTTTAcgcattaatatgtttttttttttttaaagttttatgtttaaataaaaaaagtatactttgCCGTATCCaaactactaataaaattattataatacaaataaaatttcagattagatttataacataatgaacaatatattgtaaatctcattcatcatttaattaattaaatttttcattaagcaGGAATTTACTAAAACATTGTTcgggaaaaatttataaactactgAATGAATtaccttaatataaaaattgctctattgtatgtttttgaaaatgaaaaattaactcaTTACCAAATTTTTCTTCTACATCATATCTGAACATTAATGAAAATGCAGGTCTTTAGAAgctaattgtacattttttttactactaacaGTAATTTAAGTCCAATCGTATGGTATGTAAATGCACTG
This DNA window, taken from Lycorma delicatula isolate Av1 chromosome 7, ASM4794821v1, whole genome shotgun sequence, encodes the following:
- the LOC142328295 gene encoding cytochrome P450 4C1-like — its product is MLSKTPRYIGLPDHRSDPGEQDLFPPWDQNLLQVAWIANVREDLDVTCYKIFLAIMALLATSLFWHYWKIIRIERTIKKIPGPPIWPITGNAHSFFGLDEHGKYNNLELQIAEEYGGTCRVWFGPYLMVFLAEPRYIEAVLKSEYASNKDPTYRFFKPLGEGIFIASGENWKELRKMVNPTFNQKILESFTKCFNEESKILVNVLEKKVDAPTFDIHNYVARTALDILCGTQMNVKTSEQKDNTSDFAKYVCWSARIMKERFFKLYLQPDILYCMTERSKQCKKYVQHLYKFVKKIIQKRKLARKEECVKLDSIIVEEKKRVFLDAILDHFKDLSDDQLVIKITDMFVAGTDTIAIIVSYALMILGLYKDKQEMVYKEMVDAIGESNENITYVDLPKLRYLEMVLKEVLRHYTIQFAVRRLEKDTYIDDNIKLPASTSVYISVYGVHRDRRFWKHPDDFYPEHFLPEEVEKRPKYSYIPFLMGPRNCPGYAFAMMSMKIVVATVIKNYKIHSDVDLKNLQFNNTFIMGSKNGYPVQISRRKKNSL